From a region of the Mobula hypostoma chromosome 6, sMobHyp1.1, whole genome shotgun sequence genome:
- the LOC134347677 gene encoding uncharacterized protein C2orf66-like, with the protein MLKTQVFTFCLTLFLVTSVHTIPLESKDAWKSLENPRNRELFFRTLQAYFSGRGVDVEKFSKSFRMDNRRPNVAASPYANHISSAFADYEGQKDSFSAFLKG; encoded by the exons ATGCTGAAAACGCAGGTTTTTACTTTCTGTCTAACTCTCTTCCTCGTGACTTCGGTCCACACAATCCCTCTGGAATCTAAGGATGCTTGGAAATCTTTGGAAAACCCAAGAAATAGAGAGTTG TTTTTCCGAACGCTTCAAGCTTATTTTTCTGGCCGAGGGGTTGATGTTGAAAAGTTCTCCAAATCATTCCGAATGGACAACAGGAGACCAAATGTGGCAGCCTCTCCTTACGCGAACCATATCTCCTCCGCCTTTGCAGACTACGAAGGACAGAAAGATTCCTTTTCCGCTTTCTTGAAAGGATGA